A genomic segment from Epinephelus fuscoguttatus linkage group LG17, E.fuscoguttatus.final_Chr_v1 encodes:
- the necap1 gene encoding adaptin ear-binding coat-associated protein 1 encodes MAAEGEYESILCVKPDVNVYRIPPRASNRAYRAADWKLDTPDWSGRMRITAKGQVAYVKLEDKVSGELFAQAPIKEYPGVAVETVSDSSRYFVLRIQDDNGRSAFIGVGFGDRGDAFDFNVALQDHFKWVKQENEISKSAQLGDSGPKLDLGFKEGQTITLNIGQGKKRDKPRPQGSGGFGLLPPPPGGKIAPPPSLGSSNHNIVPQTGDMATGCLLELDSSNSNTVVQSNASSDLWGDFSAPASSVPPPSRPQNAGNWIQF; translated from the exons ATGGCGGCCGAGGGCGAGTACGAGTCGATCCTGTGCGTGAAACCCGATGTCAACGTTTATCGCATCCCGCCGCGAGCTTCAAACCGCGCATACAG GGCAGCTGACTGGAAGCTGGATACTCCAGACTGGTCTGGTCGAATGAGGATCACAGCCAAGGGCCAAGTGGCGTACGTCAAGCTGGAGGACAAGGTCTCAG GGGAGCTGTTTGCCCAGGCACCAATTAAGGAATATCCTGGTGTTGCAGTAGAAACAGTCAGCGACTCTAGCCGATACTTTGTTTTGCGGATACAGGATGACAACG GTCGCAGTGCTTTCATAGGAGTTGGCTTCGGCGACCGAGGGGATGCATTCGATTTCAACGTGGCTTTGCAGGATCATTTCAA ATGGGTGAAACAGGAGAATGAAATTAGTAAAAGCGCCCAGCTCGGTGATTCAGGACCAAAACTGGACTTGGGCTTTAAAGAGGGACAGACCATCACACTCAACATAGGG CAAGGTAAAAAGAGGGACAAACCCCGCCCACAAGGCTCAGGTGGATTTGGACTCCTCCCACCACCCCCTGGAGGCAAGATAGCCCCTCCTCCTTCGTTAGGCTCATCCAATCACAACATAGTTCCCCAGACAGGGGACATGGCAACAG gCTGCCTGTTGGAGCTGGACAGTAGTAACTCGAACACAGTGGTTCAGTCGAATGCTAGTTCAGATCTTTGGGGAGACTTCTCCGCTCCTGCAAG CTCGGTTCCACCACCATCACGGCCACAGAACGCTGGAAACTGGATCCAGTTTTGA